GGTGTCAGTTCCACGACCATTGGGGCGGCGCTTCGAAAGACCGGCGTGCGGTTACGCGACAGCCATGGCCGCTCGACCTAATCAGCTGAGGCGATCCTTCATACGATGGTGGGCTATCAAGCTAGGACAGATCGCCGCTGTCGAGAAGCATTATGTATGCAGTGACGTGCATCAGAGCGATCACGGCATTGATCCGCGAATACTGCATCCGCGAAACGGCATGAGCGCTGCCATGTCGGGTGAACTCACGAGGGATGGAGTCACCGCGACTCTGCCAGAACTCCGTGTGAGAGCCCCATATCCCGCCGAACACCATGGCCGCCCGCATCGGCAGGTCGTCGATTGACAGTCGGTTGCGCTGATCGGTGACTTCCCTACGAGAGGGTCCATCGAGCGTTTCGCGCAACATGGTGTCGAGCAGGTTGGCGGCGAGCGCCTGCGCCCCTTCTGGATGGCCGTCCTCCAACATCTTGATGACATTGAGCGCGAACCCGCGGTACTGAGCGACATCAGCCTCCGACGCTGATTCGATCGACTCGCGACATGCCGCGACGACCCGCTTCCAGCGTCTGCCGAGAATGCGACGGCGTGCCTGCTTTGAGGAGGCGGCCAACAACGCGTCGAGAATATCGGCTGGAGGAACCCAAGCCAGAGCAAGACCCTCGTCCAACAGGAGCGTTTCAAGCTGATTTAGACCCCGAACGCCACGCCAATTTGGCGGAAGCATGCCCTCGATATATTTTCTGAACTTCTCGAAAATTCCTTCGAATTGCGTGCGCTGGTCGGCATAAATCTTGTCGAAAACTTTCAGACTCGATGCGTCGATCAGGTTTTTGAGTCCGAGATTTTCAAAATTGAGCACGGGGCCAAGTAGTCGCGTGTAATCGAGTTGAAGTGGCGGAAGCTCGAGTTTGAACTTCGGGATATTCGCCTGGAGCGACTTGGCCAAGTCGACGCCGAAATTTTGCGTTGACGCCAGTGATTTTGCTATCGCGTCCAGATTCGGCATAGCGTCACGCTGGATCCCCGCGATCGAGGGCATGAGCTTCGACAAGTCGACGGCCTGCATGCCGGCGGTCAGACTCTGATACGCCTTCCTGAGCTGCTCTTTTTGTGCATCAGTATATTCAGGCTTAGCGTCGGAGGAGGCATCAGTCATACTGTTGGTTCTCAATTCAGGCATCTGTCGGTATAGAGCTTATATATTACTTAAGATCTGGTGGGGCTGGAAGGGGTCGAACCTTCTGCCAAGTGGTTATGAGCCGCCTGCTCTACCGATGAGCTACAGCCCCATATAGTGGGCCGAAAGAATCGCTCTAAGTCGAATCTCACGCCTGTGATCATTTTATCATCGTTCGAAGTCAATAAAGATCGAATTCGCGGATACGGTAGAGGTACCATAGCGTTTCTAACAACGCCATCGGCACATCGAAACAGAGGTCGGCCTGTTTAATTCAGTACTGCAAAGCCTGCACCGATACCGGTCCTCATGCGGAGCTAGCGAGAAAGATGGCGGGGGGTCAATTGGCGCTGTGCCGATGAAATGCGCTCGGACGTTTTGCCGTCCGGCTAGAGCAACGCGTTCTTGTGGTCGAGCGCGATGTTGTAAGCCCGGTGTCCGCTTTTGACGCCGCCCGGCGGCGTTAGCACCGTGACCGGGCCACCCTCGAACTGGTGGGTGGCCGCCCACCATCCGTTCTCCAGCCGTGCCATTACGTAGGAGTGGCCCTGCCAAGTCAGGATGGACGCGCAACACCCGTGTTCGTTCTTCGGCTCAAGATCGTTGAATTTGAACTTCGTTGTCACAGTTACAACCTCCTTTCCAACTATCCGCTAGGTTCTTCCCCGCCTCCTGCGGGCGCGGCAATAGCCTTGCGCAAGACCGGTTTGCTCGGCTGCAAAGACGAGCCGCGCGTCGTCGTCTGAATTCGGCGGTAGCAGACCATTATCTATGGCCCACTTGTAAAAGCCCGTGCCGAACTGGTCTCTTCCTTGCTTCAACCACACCAGCGCGCTGAGCATCGCCCGCTTTCCCATGACGGACTCGATGTCGTCAATGGTGCGGTGGTTGACGTCGCCCAGCACATGACCAAGCGCCGATCGTTCGTGAACGTCCTCGAGGTCGAACGGACGCAGTCCAGTTCGCTCAGCTACCGTGTCGTTGAGTTGCTTGTAGTAGATCCGAGTGCCGTGCTCCAGCAGCAGCTCCATGCCGGCCGTCACCAACTCATCCCACTCCTCGGGCGTCCGCCCGAAGAATTCGGTCCTCATATTTCCCCCGTCCCACTGCGCGCACTCGCTTGTGGGCGCGCATGATGTTGTCCGACTGATGGCAACCTACGAAAAGGCAGCACGCTCAACGCGGTTATAGCGGTTCATAACGTGCTTACCAACAAGAACAGTCGGGGTGAGGACAACGCCCCACCCCAACTGCTGAAAGCCATTGCACCTTACGCACTTTGCTCTTTTGCAAGCTCTTTCATGTACGCCTGCGTGTGCTGTCCCCAGTAGCTGCGGAGGTCATCGAAGATCGACGGATCTCGATGCAGGTTCTCCGCCTTGGCGTAAGCCAGGAATAGCACATCAAGAGCGTTCGACGTCTGCCGAATCAGGTCGAACAGCTCGCCAGCGTCCTGCTCGTCCGGTAGCTTGCCAGCGGCATCGCGTAGCCGGTCATAGATATCCCGGATGAACGGATGCCGATGATTGAGACGGACGACCGCCTTATTGTTTAGGTGGTCAATCTCCATGAGTTCCTTGCCCGGCCAGGCCCCGTCAACGATCGTCATCGGGTGTTGCTGAATCAAGGTCCTGATGCGGTCCGCCTTATCGCCGTCTTCCTCAGGGTCGATATCGAGATCTTCCAGAAGCTCTGAGATGAGCTCATCCTGCCGCTCCTCAGAGACATCAAGTCCCGCTTGCCCTTTAGGCGCGGTCTGCTCTGCACGGTCGATCGCGTCGATCACTGTCTCGTTGCGACCCTCAGGGTCGCGATCTTGAACTTCGTTCTGTCGCCAGTACCGCCGAATTTCTTTCCGGGCGTTGTCGACCGGCCGCTTGAGCCAATTGCGAAGTTCGTCGCGCAACTTGCTGACGGGCTCGGCGCCTCGCTTGACGTGGCGTACCTGGAAGTAGGCGTCGAGGTCCGCGGGAAAGGTCACCTCGATGCCGACGTATCGATCCACCTTGTCCACGCCCGAAGGGAGCATGCGCGGAACGATGTCGTAGTAGATCTCTCGACCGTTACGCAGGATGCTGATATTGCCGGCCATGTCCTTATTGATCTGGAACTCGCGAATGTCTTTGCCGTCTGCATCGCGCGCACCGCCATCACCCTCCTTGTACCGAAAAAGCTCAGGTACCAAGGTCACCGTCACATGGACCTTGTGGCCCTCGATCTCGATGTCGGTTTCCTCTATAACCCGGCCCCTGATCTCGGACTCGGGTCGACCGCGATAGCGTGCCAGAAGCCGCGGGTTGTCCTTCTGGAACAACGGATCATGAAGAGTGATGAGCTTCTCTTCAAGAAACACCTTCACGCCGGTGTCAATAAACTCTCGGTACGCCCGCGCGATGAACTTGCGCAGCTCAGTCAGCTTGTTCTCGAGTGATGTCCCGTAAGTGCCGCCGCTTGACAGTCGATCGATATTTGCCCAGATGACCAATGTTCCGCTCTCGAACGGGACGCCCTTCTCGTCGACCATCAGGTTCGCGTACTCCTCGGGCCAGCCGGAGACCTCGGTCGCTTCGATGAAGTGCTGCTGCTCTTTCTTAATCAGGTCGAGGTCCAGGAACGCGTGGTAGTAGTTCTTGCTACCAGCTGGCTTGGTGTAGATCTCGATTCGCGTACCAACGCTGAGCGCAGCCAGCTTGAGACCAACGCCAAAGCGACCGAGACCCTTCCGCTGGTTGTACCGCGTCGAGTAGCCCATCTTGAGCACGGACGGCAACCCGTCGAAGTCGATGCCGCGCCCATCATCGGCAAACGCAATTGCCGTGATGTGCTTCTTGTCCTTGCTGTAGATGGGCGCGACGCGGATGGTCTTCGCGCTCGCCTCGATTGAGTTGTCGATGGGTTCACCAACGGCCGCCGTGAGATCGAAGCCGGCGTCGCGCATGCTCTCAAGAGCACGGTCGACTTCAATGAGCTCGGCGCGCGGGGCGACCGCTTTGGTGTCGCTGTCGCTGAAGGTAGGGATTGTGTTCATCTTTCTTTTCCTTTCAATCTGCCGGAGGTGCCCAGTGCATCTCGGACGTGTGGTGGGTGGTGATTAGTTGGTTAGACCGAAACCGGCGGGCAGGCGCGCAGAACGCACCTGGTCGAGCACCGTGCGGCAGAAGCTGCATTCTGCCGCCACGCGCTCGGGCCGGTCCGGATGTATTTGGTTTCGGATGGT
This genomic window from Mycobacterium saskatchewanense contains:
- a CDS encoding ATP-binding protein; its protein translation is MNTIPTFSDSDTKAVAPRAELIEVDRALESMRDAGFDLTAAVGEPIDNSIEASAKTIRVAPIYSKDKKHITAIAFADDGRGIDFDGLPSVLKMGYSTRYNQRKGLGRFGVGLKLAALSVGTRIEIYTKPAGSKNYYHAFLDLDLIKKEQQHFIEATEVSGWPEEYANLMVDEKGVPFESGTLVIWANIDRLSSGGTYGTSLENKLTELRKFIARAYREFIDTGVKVFLEEKLITLHDPLFQKDNPRLLARYRGRPESEIRGRVIEETDIEIEGHKVHVTVTLVPELFRYKEGDGGARDADGKDIREFQINKDMAGNISILRNGREIYYDIVPRMLPSGVDKVDRYVGIEVTFPADLDAYFQVRHVKRGAEPVSKLRDELRNWLKRPVDNARKEIRRYWRQNEVQDRDPEGRNETVIDAIDRAEQTAPKGQAGLDVSEERQDELISELLEDLDIDPEEDGDKADRIRTLIQQHPMTIVDGAWPGKELMEIDHLNNKAVVRLNHRHPFIRDIYDRLRDAAGKLPDEQDAGELFDLIRQTSNALDVLFLAYAKAENLHRDPSIFDDLRSYWGQHTQAYMKELAKEQSA